Proteins co-encoded in one Cricetulus griseus strain 17A/GY chromosome 1 unlocalized genomic scaffold, alternate assembly CriGri-PICRH-1.0 chr1_1, whole genome shotgun sequence genomic window:
- the Amer2 gene encoding APC membrane recruitment protein 2 isoform X2 has product METGRSRGSGGAAVSERGGGARAGVCRRQEQAGALAADMDSHCECAAETPAAEPPSGKINKAAFKLFKKRKSGGTMPSIFGVKNKGDGKSAGPTGMVRSRTHDGLAEVLVLEGSKKEEPPGGGDHGGARPNPGPPKAAGPGLASLASSSVAKSHSFFSLLKKNGRSETGKGDSAEASKAGGKQKRGLKGIFSSMRWHRRDKRGKEEEEKAARAAGPGSLVLPGSLTASLECVKEEPPRAARRPDSPGQDAPRHAAGEPEGGEQAPASAERAPARTCLEAASPAGPGDPSARGEDAEGHWRAEKPGAALESGAGEVQAAEDASRTGCGDIIADPEEEAGPSCDKHVPGPGKPVLSKKNPTVVAYQGGGEEMASPDEVDDTYLPEFWDMLSQTEDQGQRPQEGAVKAATASDTKLAPETSNDARCGEVAKDASSSVKHRRLHRIPIEPQQKEEPKHPEKEHQEGVPNSDEGYWDSTTPGPEEDSASSSKKAVIPRDSDSGDALYDLYTEPEGSPAALPVAEDPPCLSRLKPVSPGTITCPLRTPGSLLKDSKIPISIKHLSNLPSSHPVVHQQPARSELPRTKIPVSKVLVRRVSNRGLAGTTIRAAACHDSAKKL; this is encoded by the exons ATGGAGACGGGCAGGAGCCGCGGCAGCGGCGGCGCGGCTGTCAGTGAGCGCGGCGGCGGCGCGCGCGCGGGGGTctgcaggaggcaggagcaggccgGGGCCCTCGCCGCAGACATGGACTCGCATTGTGAGTGCGCCGCGGAGACGCCCGCCGCAGAGCCGCCGTCGGGGAAGATCAATAAGGCTGCGTTTAAGTTATTCAAGAAAAGGAAATCGGGGggcaccatgcccagcatttttGGGGTCAAAAACAAAGGGGATGGGAAGAGCGCGGGGCCGACGGGGATGGTGAGAAGCAGGACCCACGACGGACTAGCGGAGGTACTGGTGCTGGAGGGCAGCAAGAAGGAGGAGCCGCCCGGTGGGGGCGATCACGGCGGGGCCCGGCCGAACCCCGGACCCCCCAAAGCCGCCGGGCCTGGCCTGGCCTCCCTAGCCAGCAGCTCGGTGGCCAAGTCCCACAGCTTCTTCTCCCTGCTGAAAAAGAACGGGCGATCTGAGACAGGCAAGGGGGACTCTGCCGAGGCGAGCAAGGCTGGCGGCAAACAAAAGAGGGGGCTGAAAGGGATCTTCAGCAGCATGCGCTGGCACCGGAGGGACAAGCGcggcaaggaggaggaggagaaggcggCGCGCGCGGCGGGCCCGGGTAGCCTAGTCCTGCCCGGCTCGCTCACCGCCAGCCTGGAGTGCGTCAAGGAGGAGCCGCCCCGAGCCGCGCGCCGCCCGGACAGCCCGGGCCAGGACGCCCCGCGACACGCAGCAGGTGAGCCCGAAGGGGGAGAGCAGGCGCCCGCGTCTGCCGAGCGCGCCCCGGCGCGGACCTGCCTCGAGGCCGCGAGCCCCGCCGGCCCTGGCGACCCAAGCGCCCGGGGAGAGGACGCCGAGGGGCATTGGCGCGCGGAGAAGCCCGGGGCAGCCCTCGAGTCGGGAGCTGGTGAGGTCCAGGCGGCCGAGGATGCGTCCAGGACAG GCTGTGGAGATATTATTGCAGACCCAGAAGAAGAGGCAGGCCCCAGCTGTGACAAGCATGTCCCCGGGCCAGGCAAGCCAGTGCTCTCTAAAAAGAACCCCACCGTGGTGGCCTAccaaggaggaggggaggagatggCCAGCCCTGATGAGGTGGACGATACCTATCTCCCGGAATTCTGGGACATGTTGTCCCAGACGGAGGACCAAGGACAAAGGCCCCAAGAGGGTGCAGTGAAGGCGGCCACTGCTTCGGACACCAAGCTGGCCCCTGAGACCTCCAATGATGCCCGGTGTGGGGAAGTAGCCAAGGACGCGTCCTCCTCTGTCAAGCACAGGAGGCTCCACAGGATCCCCATTGAGCCTCAGCAGAAGGAGGAGCCCAAGCACCCAGAGAAGGAGCATCAAGAAGGCGTCCCTAACAGCGACGAGGGCTACTGGGACTCCACCACTCCTGGCCCAGAAGAAGACAGTGCCAGCAGCAGTAAGAAGGCTGTCATCCCCAGGGATAGCGACAGTGGCGATGCTCTCTATGATCTCTACACTGAACCCGAAGGAAGCCCAGCCGCCCTTCCTGTGGCGGAGGACCCACCCTGCTTGTCCCGGCTAAAGCCCGTGTCTCCAGGTACCATCACCTGTCCACTGAGAACACCAGGCAGCTTGCTGAAGGACTCTAAAATCCCCATTAGCATCAAGCATCTCTCCAACCTTCCATCCAGCCATCCTGTGGTGCACCAGCAACCAGCCAGGAGTGAATTGCCCAGAACAAAAATCCCCGTTTCCAAAGTGCTGGTCCGCAGGGTCAGCAACCGGGGTTTGGCTGGGACCACCATCAGGGCAGCAGCGTGCCATGACAGTGCCAAAAAGTTGTGA
- the Amer2 gene encoding APC membrane recruitment protein 2 isoform X3, with protein sequence METGRSRGSGGAAVSERGGGARAGVCRRQEQAGALAADMDSHCECAAETPAAEPPSGKINKAAFKLFKKRKSGGTMPSIFGVKNKGDGKSAGPTGMVRSRTHDGLAEVLVLEGSKKEEPPGGGDHGGARPNPGPPKAAGPGLASLASSSVAKSHSFFSLLKKNGRSETGKGDSAEASKAGGKQKRGLKGIFSSMRWHRRDKRGKEEEEKAARAAGPGSLVLPGSLTASLECVKEEPPRAARRPDSPGQDAPRHAAGCGDIIADPEEEAGPSCDKHVPGPGKPVLSKKNPTVVAYQGGGEEMASPDEVDDTYLPEFWDMLSQTEDQGQRPQEGAVKAATASDTKLAPETSNDARCGEVAKDASSSVKHRRLHRIPIEPQQKEEPKHPEKEHQEGVPNSDEGYWDSTTPGPEEDSASSSKKAVIPRDSDSGDALYDLYTEPEGSPAALPVAEDPPCLSRLKPVSPGTITCPLRTPGSLLKDSKIPISIKHLSNLPSSHPVVHQQPARSELPRTKIPVSKVLVRRVSNRGLAGTTIRAAACHDSAKKL encoded by the exons ATGGAGACGGGCAGGAGCCGCGGCAGCGGCGGCGCGGCTGTCAGTGAGCGCGGCGGCGGCGCGCGCGCGGGGGTctgcaggaggcaggagcaggccgGGGCCCTCGCCGCAGACATGGACTCGCATTGTGAGTGCGCCGCGGAGACGCCCGCCGCAGAGCCGCCGTCGGGGAAGATCAATAAGGCTGCGTTTAAGTTATTCAAGAAAAGGAAATCGGGGggcaccatgcccagcatttttGGGGTCAAAAACAAAGGGGATGGGAAGAGCGCGGGGCCGACGGGGATGGTGAGAAGCAGGACCCACGACGGACTAGCGGAGGTACTGGTGCTGGAGGGCAGCAAGAAGGAGGAGCCGCCCGGTGGGGGCGATCACGGCGGGGCCCGGCCGAACCCCGGACCCCCCAAAGCCGCCGGGCCTGGCCTGGCCTCCCTAGCCAGCAGCTCGGTGGCCAAGTCCCACAGCTTCTTCTCCCTGCTGAAAAAGAACGGGCGATCTGAGACAGGCAAGGGGGACTCTGCCGAGGCGAGCAAGGCTGGCGGCAAACAAAAGAGGGGGCTGAAAGGGATCTTCAGCAGCATGCGCTGGCACCGGAGGGACAAGCGcggcaaggaggaggaggagaaggcggCGCGCGCGGCGGGCCCGGGTAGCCTAGTCCTGCCCGGCTCGCTCACCGCCAGCCTGGAGTGCGTCAAGGAGGAGCCGCCCCGAGCCGCGCGCCGCCCGGACAGCCCGGGCCAGGACGCCCCGCGACACGCAGCAG GCTGTGGAGATATTATTGCAGACCCAGAAGAAGAGGCAGGCCCCAGCTGTGACAAGCATGTCCCCGGGCCAGGCAAGCCAGTGCTCTCTAAAAAGAACCCCACCGTGGTGGCCTAccaaggaggaggggaggagatggCCAGCCCTGATGAGGTGGACGATACCTATCTCCCGGAATTCTGGGACATGTTGTCCCAGACGGAGGACCAAGGACAAAGGCCCCAAGAGGGTGCAGTGAAGGCGGCCACTGCTTCGGACACCAAGCTGGCCCCTGAGACCTCCAATGATGCCCGGTGTGGGGAAGTAGCCAAGGACGCGTCCTCCTCTGTCAAGCACAGGAGGCTCCACAGGATCCCCATTGAGCCTCAGCAGAAGGAGGAGCCCAAGCACCCAGAGAAGGAGCATCAAGAAGGCGTCCCTAACAGCGACGAGGGCTACTGGGACTCCACCACTCCTGGCCCAGAAGAAGACAGTGCCAGCAGCAGTAAGAAGGCTGTCATCCCCAGGGATAGCGACAGTGGCGATGCTCTCTATGATCTCTACACTGAACCCGAAGGAAGCCCAGCCGCCCTTCCTGTGGCGGAGGACCCACCCTGCTTGTCCCGGCTAAAGCCCGTGTCTCCAGGTACCATCACCTGTCCACTGAGAACACCAGGCAGCTTGCTGAAGGACTCTAAAATCCCCATTAGCATCAAGCATCTCTCCAACCTTCCATCCAGCCATCCTGTGGTGCACCAGCAACCAGCCAGGAGTGAATTGCCCAGAACAAAAATCCCCGTTTCCAAAGTGCTGGTCCGCAGGGTCAGCAACCGGGGTTTGGCTGGGACCACCATCAGGGCAGCAGCGTGCCATGACAGTGCCAAAAAGTTGTGA